A section of the Cytophagia bacterium CHB2 genome encodes:
- a CDS encoding GNAT family N-acetyltransferase has protein sequence MMVRGPSGAISSACRWKEANKVLNRVLKAWRMLKRHAAARGAEKNLPVKAQTHCGMMMQAIKTSRLFLRPFTPADVDEIHQLWSAPGVRKYLWDDEIIPKETAQEVVAKSIELFNEKGLGLWAVTFHKQSTIIGFCGYWYFHEPPELEILYGIAPEYWGNNLATEAAGAMLQYGFQYLGFDEISASADAPNAASFRVMEKTGMKFLKRESKNGWDTIFYAISKNDFRVDESVQIIAPEADKQK, from the coding sequence ATGATGGTTCGTGGACCGAGTGGGGCAATCTCGTCGGCGTGCCGGTGGAAAGAGGCGAATAAAGTATTGAACCGCGTGCTGAAGGCATGGCGCATGCTAAAGCGCCATGCTGCGGCACGAGGCGCAGAGAAAAATCTCCCCGTGAAAGCTCAAACGCATTGCGGCATGATGATGCAAGCGATAAAAACTTCGAGGCTGTTCCTGCGGCCCTTTACTCCCGCAGATGTGGATGAGATTCATCAATTGTGGAGCGCGCCCGGCGTGAGAAAATATCTCTGGGATGACGAGATTATCCCAAAAGAGACGGCACAAGAAGTTGTTGCCAAGAGTATCGAATTGTTCAATGAAAAAGGCCTGGGACTGTGGGCAGTGACTTTCCACAAACAATCGACCATCATCGGTTTTTGCGGATATTGGTATTTTCACGAGCCGCCCGAGCTGGAAATTCTCTACGGCATTGCTCCTGAATATTGGGGCAATAATCTTGCAACCGAAGCTGCCGGCGCAATGCTACAATACGGATTTCAATATCTGGGATTCGACGAGATCAGCGCCAGCGCCGACGCGCCAAACGCCGCCTCGTTCCGCGTCATGGAAAAGACCGGAATGAAGTTTTTGAAGCGCGAAAGCAAAAACGGGTGGGATACGATTTTCTATGCGATATCAAAAAACGATTTTCGAGTTGATGAATCTGTTCAAATCATTGCGCCTGAGGCTGATAAACAAAAATGA
- a CDS encoding SUF system Fe-S cluster assembly protein produces MIMENNNGNSDLRQEIINALETCYDPEIPVNIYQLGLIYDIDITDQNAVNVRMTLTSPMCPVAGTLPPEVENKIKTVPGVTDAKVEVVWEPQWNPSMMSEVAKFELGFL; encoded by the coding sequence ATGATCATGGAAAACAATAACGGCAACAGCGATCTCCGCCAGGAGATCATCAATGCGCTCGAGACGTGCTATGATCCCGAGATCCCGGTCAATATCTATCAACTCGGTTTGATTTATGATATTGATATCACCGACCAGAATGCCGTCAATGTGCGCATGACGCTAACTTCACCGATGTGCCCGGTCGCTGGCACGTTGCCTCCCGAAGTGGAGAATAAGATCAAAACCGTGCCCGGCGTCACCGATGCCAAAGTCGAGGTCGTGTGGGAACCGCAATGGAATCCCAGCATGATGAGCGAGGTGGCGAAGTTTGAGCTGGGTTTCTTGTGA
- a CDS encoding phosphonatase-like hydrolase, with amino-acid sequence MAQIELAIFDLAGTTIADEGHVLNAFRTALLAQSIQLTHEMLQPWRGAAKREALRFFIEQKFGQSAVDNAARLAQAESDFREQLAKSFEEEGVSPIAGAEATFAWLRDHGIKIAVTTGFDRKLTSIILARTGWQNGVIDASVCSDEVAQGRPAPYMIFHAMEATGVTDVRRVLTAGDTMLDLQSGINAGVAFVIGVLSGTQGVEQLGKTRHTHLLASVADLPALLANEL; translated from the coding sequence ATGGCGCAAATTGAATTGGCTATTTTTGACCTGGCCGGCACGACGATCGCCGACGAAGGTCACGTGTTAAACGCGTTCCGCACAGCTTTGCTGGCACAATCCATTCAACTCACACACGAAATGCTGCAGCCCTGGCGTGGCGCGGCCAAACGCGAGGCGTTGCGTTTTTTTATTGAGCAAAAGTTCGGGCAAAGCGCCGTTGATAACGCGGCCAGACTGGCGCAGGCGGAATCGGATTTTCGCGAGCAGTTGGCAAAAAGCTTTGAAGAAGAAGGTGTGTCGCCCATTGCTGGAGCGGAAGCGACGTTTGCCTGGCTGCGTGATCATGGCATCAAAATCGCCGTGACCACCGGCTTCGATCGCAAACTCACAAGCATCATTCTGGCAAGAACCGGCTGGCAGAACGGTGTGATCGATGCCAGCGTGTGCAGCGACGAAGTTGCGCAGGGCCGCCCCGCGCCTTATATGATTTTTCATGCGATGGAAGCCACGGGCGTGACTGACGTGCGCCGCGTCTTGACTGCCGGCGACACCATGCTCGACTTGCAATCCGGCATCAATGCCGGCGTCGCGTTTGTCATTGGTGTGCTCAGCGGCACGCAGGGCGTTGAACAACTCGGCAAAACCCGGCACACACATTTACTGGCGAGTGTCGCGGATTTGCCGGCATTGCTTGCAAACGAATTGTGA
- a CDS encoding thiol oxidoreductase — protein MPASRLSLVCSAARRALNNSAKPGTHIYWRVSRICRHCLQTNCELFYGGRMKRNVLLLPVLLVPMFWGCGDLLTEAPEPNQVLDGPIDGLSPAQNAAHLAGDAGFSERFSPATGLGPVFNQTSCESCHPGDGRGHPATNLKRFGKMTAAGFDYLHERGGPQLQDRAIPGYPAEKLPAEATGISERGGPIVVGLGLIEAIPDEAILANEDPNDADGNGISGRANFVLPPPYLRLRADKIERNGKYLGRFGRKATAIDLLQQTVTAYLNDIGVTSEFEPEELFNPELGNRVGDNVPDPEVATETINNVVIYLQTLRPPERRNATDAVVLQGEQLFAQIGCASCHTPEMQTGPNAIAPLAFQKVPLYSDLLLHDMGSALADNYPEGEANGAEWRTTPLWGLGLVGELLGGTPFYLHDGRTSSLQEAILLHGGEAEVSRNNFAGLNAGEKAAVLAFLKSL, from the coding sequence ATGCCGGCGTCGCGTTTGTCATTGGTGTGCTCAGCGGCACGCAGGGCGTTGAACAACTCGGCAAAACCCGGCACACACATTTACTGGCGAGTGTCGCGGATTTGCCGGCATTGCTTGCAAACGAATTGTGAACTTTTTTATGGAGGAAGAATGAAGCGCAACGTTTTACTGCTGCCTGTTCTTCTTGTGCCAATGTTTTGGGGCTGCGGTGATCTGCTCACCGAAGCGCCCGAACCGAATCAGGTTCTCGATGGCCCCATCGATGGGCTTTCCCCGGCGCAAAACGCGGCGCATCTCGCCGGTGATGCCGGATTTAGCGAACGCTTTTCACCCGCCACTGGACTGGGGCCGGTCTTCAATCAAACCTCATGCGAAAGCTGCCATCCCGGCGACGGTCGCGGCCATCCTGCCACCAATCTCAAACGCTTCGGTAAAATGACGGCTGCCGGTTTTGATTATCTCCATGAACGCGGCGGCCCGCAACTGCAAGATCGCGCGATTCCCGGCTATCCCGCAGAAAAATTGCCGGCAGAAGCAACCGGCATCTCCGAACGCGGCGGCCCAATTGTGGTTGGCCTGGGTTTAATCGAAGCAATTCCGGATGAAGCGATTCTTGCGAATGAAGATCCGAATGACGCGGACGGCAACGGCATTTCAGGCCGCGCGAATTTTGTTTTGCCGCCGCCTTATCTGCGTTTGCGCGCGGATAAGATCGAACGCAACGGCAAATATCTCGGCCGCTTCGGGCGCAAGGCCACGGCTATCGATCTTCTTCAGCAAACCGTGACGGCCTATCTCAACGACATCGGCGTCACCTCTGAGTTTGAGCCGGAAGAATTGTTCAATCCCGAATTGGGTAATCGCGTCGGCGATAATGTTCCGGATCCTGAAGTTGCGACAGAAACGATCAACAATGTGGTGATTTATTTGCAAACATTGCGGCCGCCGGAGCGGCGCAATGCCACGGATGCCGTGGTGTTGCAGGGCGAACAGCTTTTTGCGCAAATCGGATGCGCGAGCTGCCACACGCCGGAAATGCAAACCGGCCCCAACGCGATTGCACCGCTGGCATTTCAAAAAGTGCCGTTATATTCCGATTTGTTGCTGCACGACATGGGCTCGGCGCTCGCGGACAACTATCCCGAAGGCGAAGCCAACGGCGCGGAATGGCGCACCACGCCGTTGTGGGGATTGGGTCTGGTGGGCGAATTGCTCGGCGGTACACCGTTTTATTTGCATGATGGCCGTACCTCGAGTTTGCAGGAAGCGATTCTTTTGCATGGCGGCGAGGCGGAGGTCAGCCGGAACAATTTTGCCGGATTGAATGCGGGTGAAAAAGCGGCGGTTCTGGCATTTTTGAAATCGCTATGA
- a CDS encoding sulfurtransferase yields MSNYANPEVLVSTDWVAQHKSDPKVVIAEVDVDTKAYDEGHVPGALGWNWQTQLCDTVQRDIIPKNEMEKLMRDGGISNDTTVVLYGDNNNWFAAWAFWQMKIYGHKDVRIMDGGRKKWVAEGRELSKDKPAPKAASYKAGAPDQALRAFLPQVQDAMKNGVAMVDVRSVDEFTGKILSPPGLPETCQRGGHIPGAKNIPWGKACNEDGTFKSREELKALYASQGVTPDREVITYCRIGERSSHTWFVLKYLLDFKNVKNYDGSWTEWGNLVGVPVERGE; encoded by the coding sequence ATGTCGAATTATGCCAATCCCGAAGTGCTGGTTTCCACCGATTGGGTGGCGCAGCACAAGTCTGATCCCAAAGTTGTCATCGCCGAAGTTGACGTCGATACCAAAGCGTATGACGAAGGCCACGTGCCCGGCGCCCTCGGCTGGAACTGGCAGACGCAGCTCTGCGATACTGTGCAGCGCGACATCATTCCAAAAAATGAAATGGAAAAACTGATGCGCGATGGCGGCATCTCCAACGATACCACGGTGGTGCTGTATGGCGACAACAACAACTGGTTTGCAGCCTGGGCGTTCTGGCAAATGAAAATCTACGGCCACAAAGATGTTCGCATCATGGATGGCGGTCGCAAGAAGTGGGTCGCGGAAGGCCGTGAGCTGAGCAAGGACAAGCCGGCGCCGAAAGCCGCGAGCTACAAAGCCGGCGCGCCGGATCAAGCGTTGCGCGCATTTTTGCCGCAAGTGCAAGACGCCATGAAAAACGGCGTGGCGATGGTCGACGTGCGCTCGGTTGATGAATTCACCGGCAAGATTCTTTCCCCTCCCGGCTTGCCGGAAACCTGCCAGCGCGGCGGCCACATTCCCGGCGCGAAAAATATTCCCTGGGGAAAAGCGTGCAACGAGGACGGCACGTTCAAGAGCCGTGAGGAGTTAAAGGCGCTTTACGCCAGTCAAGGCGTCACGCCGGATAGGGAAGTGATCACTTACTGCCGCATCGGCGAGCGCTCGAGCCACACGTGGTTCGTATTGAAATATCTGCTTGATTTCAAGAATGTGAAGAACTATGATGGTTCGTGGACCGAGTGGGGCAATCTCGTCGGCGTGCCGGTGGAAAGAGGCGAATAA
- a CDS encoding GNAT family N-acetyltransferase, whose amino-acid sequence MITPKQAPQIFSDLELSRRLERAESHANAKFVEARARVYPESGAQWIEVAGAYAMFDGVSSPITQTFGLGLFDPITITELEKIEDFFKERNAPVFHEVSPLAGLELVALLNERGYRPMEFTSVMYRAISREGDPAVPRNENIRVRAIAENEGELWAQVTAQGWSHLPELSEYLLELAPISTQREDSVSFLAELEEQPIASAAMSLSGGVALLAGACTIPAARKQGAQLALLDDRLRYAAEQGCNLAMMCAQPGSASQRNAERHGFRIAYTRIKWQLMQ is encoded by the coding sequence ATGATCACTCCCAAACAAGCCCCCCAAATCTTCTCTGATCTGGAATTGTCGCGGCGCCTGGAAAGAGCCGAGTCTCATGCCAACGCAAAGTTTGTCGAGGCGAGAGCCAGAGTTTATCCGGAAAGCGGCGCGCAGTGGATCGAAGTGGCGGGGGCTTACGCCATGTTCGACGGCGTTTCGTCGCCCATCACGCAGACGTTCGGCCTCGGGCTATTCGATCCTATCACAATCACCGAGTTGGAGAAGATTGAAGATTTCTTCAAAGAGCGCAACGCGCCGGTGTTTCATGAAGTCAGCCCGCTCGCCGGCCTCGAGCTTGTGGCTTTGCTGAATGAGCGCGGCTATCGTCCCATGGAATTCACCAGCGTGATGTACCGCGCGATCAGCCGGGAAGGCGATCCCGCAGTGCCGCGCAACGAGAACATTCGCGTGCGCGCCATTGCCGAAAATGAAGGAGAACTATGGGCGCAGGTGACGGCACAAGGCTGGAGCCACTTACCTGAACTTTCCGAATATTTGCTGGAGCTGGCGCCGATCAGCACGCAGCGGGAAGACAGTGTCTCGTTTCTGGCGGAGTTGGAGGAACAGCCGATCGCCTCCGCGGCCATGAGCCTGAGCGGCGGCGTGGCCCTGCTCGCCGGCGCTTGCACAATTCCCGCAGCGCGCAAGCAGGGCGCGCAATTGGCCTTGCTTGACGATCGCCTGCGCTACGCCGCAGAACAGGGCTGCAACTTGGCGATGATGTGCGCGCAACCGGGCAGCGCCTCGCAACGCAACGCCGAACGGCACGGCTTCCGCATTGCTTACACGCGCATCAAATGGCAATTAATGCAGTAG
- a CDS encoding ubiquinol-cytochrome c reductase iron-sulfur subunit, with protein sequence MTCNQHATPHMSTRREFIKTIGGALAVTTASKLLTGCAAGLAIYRGELQDEAIIIPKAEALALAAPNGLMMVSAKNLPVAIVVRRLADHSLTAVSTVCTHAGCEVRVLPDAFQCPCHGSEYDVTGEVMEGPAAKALQKFAVTENQDMITIKVRS encoded by the coding sequence ATGACTTGCAACCAACACGCAACACCTCATATGTCAACACGGCGAGAATTCATAAAAACAATCGGCGGCGCGCTGGCAGTCACAACTGCGTCTAAATTACTGACGGGCTGCGCCGCAGGCCTTGCCATCTACCGCGGTGAATTGCAGGATGAAGCTATCATCATTCCCAAGGCGGAGGCGCTGGCGCTTGCTGCGCCCAACGGCCTTATGATGGTAAGCGCGAAGAATCTTCCGGTCGCAATCGTGGTGCGACGGTTGGCGGATCACAGCCTGACGGCCGTTTCCACGGTGTGCACGCATGCCGGTTGCGAAGTGCGCGTGCTGCCGGATGCGTTTCAATGCCCCTGTCACGGCTCGGAATACGATGTCACCGGCGAAGTCATGGAAGGCCCGGCAGCAAAGGCGTTGCAAAAATTTGCTGTCACGGAAAATCAAGACATGATAACCATCAAGGTGAGATCATGA